The Geotalea uraniireducens Rf4 genome window below encodes:
- a CDS encoding cache domain-containing protein — protein MPPLRFSIRTKLTIGALVPLFVAILVCSLAGVYIINSGIVRQAQDKVRIDLNSAREIYLNEIAHIRDVVRFTANTPSASLAISRSDRRAIAPFLSAQRENEQLDILTAVGLNGRVLFRARNPAVFGDSRIADQLVARALRGEVLAGTEVMPPGELTKEGEELARQATIKVVPTPRARPAGKEAEHAGMLLVASAPVRDAAGRIVGVLYGGTLLNGNNVLVDKIKRIVYEGVQFNGEDVGTATIFLDDLRITTNVQTMNGRRAIGTRLSEEVYNRVVVNREKWVDRAFVVKDWYFSAYEPILDLNGAVVGSLYVGMLEKPYSGIKKKVNLIFGGVLLLGSLIGLAVSGFIGRRLAHPIRELQMLARRFSTGERGVEIAVTTGDEIGDLAGEFNNMTRNLIQREEEIRELNRELERKVRERTAELEEKNLLLIKAREELVRAEKLAAIGELAAGVAHEINNPMAIIRGNSEILQMDIHPEDPSREEVDIIAQQVWRVEKIVANLLRFARRERKHPGKADVNRMLDEILTQAGHQVPLEGITFRKCFAPDLADIEGDPDQLRQVFTNLILNAIHAMPEGGTLCVATKLVRGSGFEVGGLRENVEPGSSVERRTSNIEPDRDFVEISVEDTGIGIPPENLEQIFNPFFTTRPSGTGLGLSVSYGIVKSHGGKIEVTSEQGKGSAFRVTLPLMQGR, from the coding sequence ATGCCTCCGCTACGTTTCTCCATAAGGACCAAGCTGACGATCGGCGCACTGGTGCCGCTCTTCGTCGCCATACTCGTCTGCTCCCTGGCAGGCGTCTACATCATCAATTCCGGCATCGTCAGGCAGGCCCAGGACAAGGTGAGGATCGATCTCAACTCCGCCCGAGAGATCTATCTCAACGAGATCGCCCACATCCGCGACGTGGTGAGATTTACGGCCAACACCCCCTCTGCATCGCTGGCAATCTCACGAAGCGACCGCCGGGCCATCGCCCCTTTTCTCTCCGCTCAGCGCGAAAACGAGCAACTGGATATCCTTACGGCCGTGGGACTCAACGGGCGCGTCCTCTTCCGGGCCAGGAACCCGGCGGTCTTCGGCGACAGCCGCATCGCGGACCAGTTGGTGGCGCGGGCACTCAGGGGCGAGGTGCTTGCCGGCACAGAGGTCATGCCCCCCGGGGAGCTGACGAAGGAAGGGGAGGAGTTGGCCCGGCAGGCAACCATCAAGGTGGTGCCGACCCCCCGGGCGAGACCCGCCGGCAAGGAGGCCGAACACGCCGGCATGCTGCTGGTCGCCTCGGCACCCGTGAGAGACGCAGCGGGGCGCATCGTCGGCGTCCTCTATGGGGGGACTCTCCTGAACGGCAACAACGTGCTGGTGGACAAGATAAAGAGGATCGTCTACGAGGGGGTCCAGTTCAACGGGGAGGACGTGGGAACCGCGACCATCTTCCTGGACGACCTCCGCATAACCACAAACGTGCAGACCATGAATGGACGAAGGGCCATAGGGACCAGGCTCTCCGAGGAGGTCTACAACCGCGTCGTCGTCAACAGGGAGAAGTGGGTGGACAGGGCCTTCGTGGTCAAGGACTGGTACTTTTCCGCCTACGAGCCGATCCTGGACCTGAACGGCGCCGTCGTCGGCTCCCTCTATGTGGGGATGCTGGAAAAGCCCTACTCGGGGATCAAGAAGAAGGTGAACCTGATCTTCGGGGGGGTGCTGCTCCTGGGCTCCCTGATAGGCCTCGCCGTCTCCGGCTTCATCGGCAGGCGGCTGGCACACCCCATCCGCGAGCTGCAGATGCTGGCGAGGCGCTTCTCCACCGGCGAGCGGGGGGTGGAGATCGCCGTGACGACCGGAGACGAGATCGGCGACCTGGCGGGCGAATTCAACAACATGACCAGGAATCTCATCCAGCGAGAGGAGGAGATCAGGGAGCTGAACCGCGAACTGGAGCGGAAGGTGCGGGAGAGGACGGCGGAGCTGGAAGAGAAGAACCTCCTCCTCATCAAGGCAAGGGAAGAGCTCGTGCGGGCCGAGAAGCTCGCCGCGATCGGTGAGCTGGCCGCCGGCGTAGCCCATGAGATAAACAACCCCATGGCAATCATCCGGGGAAACTCGGAAATCCTGCAGATGGACATCCATCCTGAAGATCCGAGCCGCGAAGAGGTGGATATCATCGCGCAGCAGGTGTGGCGCGTGGAGAAGATCGTCGCCAATCTCCTCCGGTTTGCGCGCCGGGAGCGCAAGCACCCGGGGAAGGCGGACGTCAATCGGATGCTGGACGAGATCCTGACCCAGGCGGGTCACCAGGTGCCGCTGGAAGGTATCACCTTCAGGAAATGCTTCGCCCCCGACCTCGCCGACATCGAGGGGGACCCGGACCAGCTGCGGCAGGTATTCACCAACCTCATCCTCAACGCCATCCATGCCATGCCCGAGGGGGGGACGCTTTGCGTCGCCACCAAGTTGGTTCGAGGTTCGGGGTTCGAGGTTGGAGGTTTACGGGAAAACGTCGAACCAGGTTCCAGCGTCGAACGTCGAACGTCGAACATCGAACCCGACCGAGATTTCGTAGAAATTTCGGTCGAGGACACGGGGATCGGCATCCCGCCGGAAAACCTGGAGCAGATATTCAACCCGTTCTTCACCACCCGGCCGAGCGGCACCGGTCTGGGACTGTCGGTCTCCTACGGGATCGTGAAGAGCCACGGCGGCAAGATCGAGGTGACCAGCGAGCAGGGAAAGGGGAGCGCGTTCCGGGTCACCCTCCCCCTGATGCAGGGGCGATGA
- a CDS encoding putative DNA modification/repair radical SAM protein — MNDLPLAQRLEILADSAKYDVSCSSSGSSRKGVPGGLGSAASSGICHTWTADGRCISLFKILLTNACIYDCAYCINRRSNDIPRAALTPDEVVRLTADFYRRNYIEGLFLSTGVVRSPDHTMEQLIAVARRLREEERFNGYIHLKVVPGADPLLVEEVGLYADRVSVNIELPSRQSLYLLALDKPRDAVIKPMRQLSGLIESAREERSKSRKAPQFAPAGQSTQLIVGATPESDREIITLSEGLYQRLGMKRVYYSAFIPVASDNRLPALAGPPLLREHRLYQADWLLRFYGFSAHELLDECRPNLDQRFDPKTCWAMRHLHLFPVEVNRADYEVLLRVPGIGVRSAQRIVQARRHTRLGEAELKRLGVVLKRARWFLTAGGRSLAGKTLDEARLAEVLLAPNRQKARQAQLELFPSLVDSSAMTGEL; from the coding sequence ATGAACGATCTCCCCTTAGCTCAGCGCCTGGAAATCCTTGCCGACAGCGCTAAATACGACGTCTCCTGCTCCTCCAGCGGCAGCAGCCGCAAGGGTGTGCCGGGCGGGCTTGGTAGCGCCGCGTCCAGCGGCATCTGCCACACCTGGACCGCCGACGGCCGCTGCATCTCGCTCTTCAAGATCCTCCTCACCAACGCCTGCATCTACGACTGCGCCTACTGCATCAACCGTCGCAGCAACGACATCCCCCGTGCCGCACTGACTCCCGACGAGGTGGTGCGCCTGACCGCGGATTTCTACCGACGCAACTACATCGAAGGTCTGTTTCTCAGCACCGGCGTGGTGCGCTCGCCTGACCACACCATGGAGCAGTTGATCGCCGTGGCCCGCAGGCTCAGGGAAGAGGAACGCTTCAACGGGTACATCCACCTGAAGGTGGTGCCGGGGGCCGATCCGCTGCTGGTTGAGGAAGTAGGGCTGTATGCGGACCGGGTGAGCGTCAACATCGAGCTGCCGTCCCGCCAAAGCCTGTACCTCCTGGCCCTCGACAAGCCCCGCGACGCGGTTATTAAACCGATGCGCCAGCTCTCCGGGCTGATCGAGTCTGCCAGGGAGGAACGCAGCAAATCGCGCAAGGCGCCGCAGTTCGCCCCGGCCGGGCAGAGTACCCAGTTGATCGTGGGGGCCACGCCGGAGAGCGACCGGGAGATCATCACCCTGAGCGAGGGCCTCTACCAGCGCCTGGGGATGAAGCGGGTCTACTACTCCGCCTTCATTCCCGTGGCAAGCGACAACCGCCTCCCCGCCCTGGCAGGCCCGCCACTTTTGCGGGAGCACCGCCTCTACCAGGCCGACTGGCTGCTCCGCTTTTATGGCTTCAGCGCCCACGAACTCCTGGACGAGTGCCGCCCCAACCTGGACCAGCGCTTCGATCCCAAGACCTGCTGGGCCATGCGCCACCTGCACCTCTTCCCGGTGGAGGTGAACCGGGCCGATTACGAGGTGCTGTTGCGGGTGCCGGGTATCGGCGTCCGCTCGGCCCAAAGGATCGTCCAGGCCAGGCGTCATACCCGTCTGGGCGAGGCGGAACTGAAGCGGCTCGGGGTGGTGCTGAAGCGGGCGCGCTGGTTTCTCACCGCAGGCGGGCGGAGCCTTGCGGGAAAGACGCTGGACGAGGCGCGGCTGGCGGAGGTGCTCCTGGCGCCGAACCGGCAGAAGGCGCGGCAGGCCCAACTGGAGCTGTTTCCCTCTTTGGTGGACAGCTCGGCAATGACGGGGGAGTTGTGA
- a CDS encoding Uma2 family endonuclease gives MGPLALNANERYTYGEYKKWNDGKSWELIDGVPYSMTPAPSRKHQKIAGELFRQFANYLTDKPCEVYAAHFDVRLPEADEADDDVATVVQPDIAVICDQSKLDDAGCKGSPDLIVEVLSPATSRKDLKDKFLRYERAGVREYWLADPTAKTVMVFTIGADGRYGRPGIYAEEDTIRVGIFEDLTVDLPAVFR, from the coding sequence ATGGGACCTTTGGCGTTGAATGCGAATGAGCGGTACACCTACGGCGAGTACAAAAAGTGGAATGACGGGAAATCCTGGGAGCTGATCGACGGAGTTCCTTACAGCATGACACCGGCGCCTTCAAGAAAACACCAGAAGATAGCCGGAGAGCTGTTCCGCCAGTTCGCCAATTACCTGACCGATAAGCCCTGCGAAGTTTACGCCGCTCACTTCGACGTGCGCCTGCCGGAAGCCGACGAAGCGGATGACGACGTTGCGACGGTTGTCCAGCCGGATATCGCCGTCATCTGCGACCAGAGCAAACTGGATGATGCAGGCTGCAAGGGGAGCCCGGACCTGATTGTAGAGGTACTTTCGCCGGCAACATCCCGTAAGGACCTGAAGGACAAGTTTCTGCGCTATGAACGGGCCGGGGTGAGGGAATACTGGTTAGCCGACCCGACTGCAAAAACCGTGATGGTCTTTACCATCGGCGCAGACGGCCGCTATGGCAGGCCTGGAATCTATGCCGAAGAGGATACGATTCGTGTTGGTATCTTTGAGGATTTGACAGTAGACCTTCCGGCCGTATTCAGGTAA
- a CDS encoding AbrB/MazE/SpoVT family DNA-binding domain-containing protein, which produces MRTNIIRIGNSQGIRIPKVLLEQSHLGTEVELVVEDEKIVIRSASHPRQGWGEKFRLMAESGDDKMIDVDLSGETDWDKDEWEW; this is translated from the coding sequence ATGAGGACAAACATAATACGCATAGGAAATTCCCAAGGTATAAGGATTCCTAAAGTTCTCCTTGAACAGAGTCATCTTGGAACGGAGGTGGAACTTGTGGTGGAAGATGAAAAAATAGTCATCCGCTCTGCGTCTCACCCCCGTCAAGGGTGGGGGGAAAAATTTCGGCTCATGGCTGAGAGCGGCGACGATAAGATGATTGACGTGGATTTGAGCGGAGAAACAGACTGGGATAAGGATGAATGGGAATGGTAA
- the fdhD gene encoding formate dehydrogenase accessory sulfurtransferase FdhD, translating to MKTIYTYTNGRFEPKQGTIVREFPLVLHVNGREIATLIASPHDLRFLVAGFLRLQGFVDSVDDFHMLSVCEDFGIANVRIKGELPERLKPVLTSGCGTGITFTMPVAAKLCGNIGAASPVDPAAVFALMDALAREADNYRSHGGIHSAAVGEPDGTILLYAEDLGRHNTLDRIAGEALLKRVDLNGKMLVTSGRISTEMAAKAAQLGIALIASRTSPTDMAVKMCADAGITLVGYLRGNKFNVYAHQERLAVPATAGATLRPARTVPSSPIAGVTGVILAGGASSRMGSNKALLPYKGGRFIESIYRQLKEIFPEVIVVTNAPEQYAFLPCKKVPDIFPGMGALAGIHAGLTHSGTPAIFAVACDMPYLNSDLIRHLAARADEGGVLIPESPLGLEPLHAFYGRGCLAAIEVTLLHGERRIVSFFDRTNVKKIRQDEIARFDPAFDSFRNINTPADYFSLRDGEKRGGGPLSEPGQELGRAIN from the coding sequence ATGAAGACAATCTATACATACACAAACGGCCGTTTCGAACCGAAACAGGGGACGATTGTCCGCGAATTTCCGCTGGTGCTCCACGTCAACGGCCGGGAGATCGCCACCCTCATCGCTTCCCCCCATGACCTCCGCTTCCTCGTCGCCGGCTTCCTGCGGCTGCAGGGGTTCGTCGATTCCGTCGACGACTTCCACATGCTTTCGGTCTGCGAGGACTTCGGCATTGCCAATGTGCGGATCAAGGGGGAACTGCCGGAGCGGTTGAAGCCGGTTTTGACCAGCGGTTGCGGGACGGGAATTACCTTTACCATGCCGGTTGCAGCAAAGTTGTGCGGCAACATTGGGGCAGCGTCGCCCGTTGATCCTGCCGCCGTCTTTGCCCTCATGGATGCGCTGGCCAGGGAAGCGGACAATTACCGGAGCCACGGCGGCATTCACTCCGCCGCGGTCGGCGAACCGGACGGCACCATCCTCCTCTACGCCGAGGACCTGGGGCGGCACAACACCCTCGACCGGATTGCCGGCGAGGCGCTGCTCAAGAGGGTAGACCTGAACGGCAAGATGCTCGTCACCTCCGGCCGTATCTCGACTGAGATGGCTGCCAAGGCGGCGCAGCTGGGGATCGCCCTCATCGCCTCGCGCACCTCGCCGACCGACATGGCGGTCAAGATGTGCGCGGATGCCGGCATCACCCTCGTCGGTTATCTGCGCGGCAATAAGTTCAACGTCTATGCGCACCAGGAGCGGTTGGCGGTTCCGGCAACAGCAGGGGCGACTCTCAGACCCGCACGGACCGTACCATCATCCCCCATTGCAGGAGTCACCGGCGTGATACTCGCCGGCGGCGCCTCCAGCCGGATGGGGAGCAACAAGGCGCTCCTGCCCTACAAGGGTGGGCGGTTCATCGAATCCATCTACCGGCAGTTGAAGGAGATCTTCCCGGAGGTGATCGTCGTCACCAATGCGCCGGAGCAGTATGCGTTCCTTCCGTGCAAAAAGGTTCCGGATATCTTTCCCGGCATGGGCGCCCTGGCCGGTATCCATGCGGGACTCACCCACAGCGGGACCCCGGCCATTTTTGCAGTTGCCTGCGACATGCCCTATCTCAACAGCGACCTGATACGGCATCTTGCCGCGCGGGCCGACGAGGGTGGGGTGCTCATCCCGGAAAGCCCGCTCGGGCTTGAGCCGCTCCACGCCTTTTACGGACGGGGCTGCCTTGCCGCCATCGAGGTGACCCTACTGCATGGCGAAAGACGGATCGTCTCGTTTTTCGACAGGACGAATGTCAAAAAGATCCGTCAGGATGAAATCGCCCGCTTCGATCCCGCCTTTGACTCTTTCCGCAACATCAACACCCCGGCGGACTACTTCAGCCTGCGGGACGGGGAAAAAAGGGGCGGCGGGCCGCTTTCCGAGCCAGGGCAAGAGCTTGGCCGGGCGATAAATTAG
- a CDS encoding PAS domain S-box protein, translated as MSTPDLDKEKARQEQELRIQRQIAFASGLFQGDVTVRTLLESLAEGIVIIDNSGTVLLVNARAEQMFGYPTKELIGKPHSILIPERFRKAHEEHEAHFFAEPRIRPMGQLLDLAGRRRDGSEFPVEISLSFIETINGVLVLAFVSDMTFRKQYESRLQDSEELFRIQVECVKDYAIFMLDAQGNVLNWNVGAERLKGYGEKEIIGRHFSCFYPEEERDAGKPAEELKKAADEGRVEGEGWLIRKDGSRFWADVIITALRDENGNLRGFSKVTRDISGRKMVEDALRFSEARYRALFRDNPTMIVTLDTEWTMLSVNPSCASQLGYTIDELEGQSVLKLFHEDDRPAVAEQLHACLRNPDQVHRWQFRKIRKDGEVLWVEEIAQAVHDLNGTLNVLVVCQDVTERKRVEEALIRSEQKFSLAFQATPTVLVIASLEDGRYMEVNEAFERVMGYRRDEVIGRSSLELHIWQKPEDRAMVLRMLAAGKKVRELEIGFRSKPGTFIVGLYSAEIIEIGTQRCLLSLVNDITARKRAEEEVEILNTNLAARAFELETANRELEAFSYSVSHDLRKPLTVINGYCQIIQESCGNNLNAQCQGYLQEINDGTLSMNQLIDALLNFSRLAHIEPRRETIDLSAMAHEVAEELKLVEPGRRVTFLITDGVSADGDAGLLRVVLDNLLGNAWKYTGTRDEGIIEFGTTKVDGKPACFVRDNGAGFDMADADKLFAPFQRLPGTDEFRGHGIGLATVERIIQRHGGRVWAKGEPGKGATFYFTLST; from the coding sequence ATGTCCACACCCGACCTTGATAAGGAAAAGGCACGCCAGGAACAGGAATTGAGAATCCAGCGGCAAATAGCCTTTGCCTCCGGACTTTTCCAGGGCGATGTCACGGTACGCACCCTTCTGGAGTCGCTCGCCGAAGGGATTGTCATCATCGACAACTCCGGGACCGTTCTGCTGGTCAATGCCCGCGCCGAGCAGATGTTCGGTTATCCGACGAAGGAGCTCATCGGGAAGCCCCACTCCATTCTCATTCCTGAACGCTTCCGTAAAGCCCATGAAGAGCATGAGGCGCATTTCTTCGCAGAGCCCAGGATCAGGCCGATGGGGCAGCTCCTTGACCTTGCCGGCCGCCGCCGGGACGGAAGCGAGTTCCCTGTGGAAATCAGCCTGAGCTTTATCGAAACCATAAACGGCGTTCTCGTTCTGGCCTTCGTCAGCGACATGACCTTCCGCAAGCAGTACGAGTCGCGTCTTCAGGATAGCGAGGAGCTGTTTCGCATACAGGTGGAATGCGTGAAGGACTACGCTATTTTCATGCTCGACGCACAGGGAAATGTCCTGAATTGGAATGTGGGTGCCGAACGCTTGAAGGGTTATGGGGAAAAAGAGATTATCGGCAGACATTTTTCCTGTTTTTATCCCGAAGAGGAGCGCGATGCGGGCAAGCCCGCAGAAGAACTGAAAAAAGCAGCAGACGAGGGGCGGGTTGAAGGCGAGGGGTGGCTGATCCGCAAGGATGGGAGCCGGTTCTGGGCCGATGTGATAATTACCGCGCTGCGCGATGAAAACGGGAACCTGCGGGGCTTCTCAAAAGTGACGCGCGACATCAGCGGGCGAAAAATGGTGGAAGATGCCCTGCGCTTCAGCGAAGCACGCTATCGGGCCTTGTTTCGAGACAACCCGACCATGATCGTTACCCTCGATACCGAGTGGACGATGCTCTCGGTCAATCCATCTTGCGCAAGTCAACTGGGCTACACGATAGACGAACTGGAAGGTCAGTCGGTGCTGAAGCTGTTCCATGAAGACGATCGCCCTGCCGTGGCCGAGCAGCTGCATGCGTGCTTGCGGAACCCCGATCAGGTGCATCGCTGGCAGTTTCGCAAGATCCGCAAAGACGGGGAGGTGCTGTGGGTGGAGGAAATAGCGCAGGCGGTGCACGACCTGAACGGCACGCTCAACGTCCTGGTCGTGTGTCAGGATGTCACCGAGCGCAAGCGGGTGGAGGAAGCGCTCATCAGATCGGAGCAGAAGTTCTCCCTGGCCTTCCAGGCCACTCCGACCGTCCTCGTCATCGCCTCCCTTGAAGACGGGAGGTACATGGAGGTCAACGAGGCATTCGAACGGGTAATGGGCTATCGGCGCGACGAGGTGATCGGCCGTTCTTCGCTGGAGCTCCACATCTGGCAGAAGCCGGAAGACCGGGCCATGGTGCTCCGGATGCTTGCGGCAGGAAAGAAGGTGCGCGAACTGGAGATCGGCTTCAGGAGCAAACCGGGCACCTTTATCGTCGGCCTCTATTCGGCGGAAATCATCGAGATCGGCACGCAACGATGTCTCCTGAGCCTGGTGAACGATATCACCGCCCGAAAACGGGCCGAGGAGGAGGTCGAAATCCTGAACACCAATTTGGCAGCGCGGGCTTTCGAGCTGGAAACGGCCAACAGGGAACTGGAGGCTTTCAGCTATTCCGTCTCCCACGACCTGCGCAAGCCTCTGACGGTCATCAACGGCTACTGCCAGATCATTCAGGAGTCGTGCGGCAACAACCTGAACGCCCAGTGCCAGGGCTATCTGCAGGAGATCAATGACGGGACCCTGAGCATGAACCAGCTCATCGATGCCCTGCTCAATTTCTCCCGCCTGGCCCATATCGAGCCGCGCCGGGAAACGATTGATCTCTCCGCCATGGCACATGAGGTGGCTGAGGAGCTGAAACTGGTCGAGCCGGGGCGCCGGGTCACGTTCCTGATCACCGACGGCGTTAGTGCCGACGGGGATGCGGGTTTGCTCCGGGTGGTCCTGGATAACCTCCTCGGCAACGCCTGGAAATACACCGGCACGCGGGATGAAGGGATCATCGAGTTCGGTACGACAAAAGTCGATGGAAAGCCTGCCTGTTTCGTCCGCGACAACGGAGCCGGATTCGACATGGCGGATGCGGACAAGCTCTTTGCCCCTTTCCAGCGGCTTCCCGGCACCGATGAATTCAGGGGACACGGCATCGGTCTCGCCACGGTGGAGCGGATCATCCAACGCCACGGCGGCCGGGTGTGGGCCAAGGGGGAGCCGGGCAAGGGGGCGACCTTTTACTTCACCCTTTCAACATGA
- a CDS encoding TIGR03915 family putative DNA repair protein: MTIIRYDGSFEGFLCATALTIDDAEPAGFFRGEGGDGGLFDQVVAVASDRDVALAFFERIVREVSRDAFATARHAFHSEASGVELLLWRYLRLGFRVGRRLEGMKADPLVQPVQQLARRVEREVHRFLGFVRFREVEWSGSASLFYAPIEPETDVLPFLAPHFADRLADRPWVIHDLRRGQALFCEGGRVKLLRGVELAGVPRSTKEEDVCAALWQGYFKRLAIEARRNPDLQRQLVPLRHRKHLTEFGDSSPGAVTNEP, from the coding sequence GTGACGATCATCCGCTATGACGGGAGTTTCGAGGGATTCCTCTGCGCGACGGCCCTGACCATCGACGATGCTGAACCGGCGGGGTTCTTCCGGGGAGAGGGGGGTGACGGCGGCCTGTTCGACCAGGTCGTGGCGGTGGCGTCAGACCGGGATGTCGCCCTGGCCTTCTTTGAGCGTATCGTCCGCGAGGTCTCGCGGGATGCCTTTGCCACTGCGCGCCATGCCTTTCACAGCGAGGCCAGTGGCGTGGAGCTTCTTCTGTGGCGCTATCTCCGGCTCGGCTTCCGGGTGGGACGGCGGCTGGAAGGGATGAAGGCCGATCCGCTGGTCCAGCCGGTGCAGCAACTGGCGCGGCGGGTAGAGCGGGAGGTGCACCGTTTTCTCGGTTTCGTCCGCTTCCGGGAGGTCGAGTGGTCCGGGAGCGCCTCGTTATTCTATGCCCCGATCGAACCGGAAACCGACGTCCTGCCGTTCCTGGCCCCCCACTTTGCAGACCGTCTGGCTGACCGCCCCTGGGTGATCCACGATCTGCGCCGCGGCCAGGCTCTGTTCTGCGAAGGGGGGCGGGTCAAGCTCCTGCGTGGCGTCGAGCTGGCCGGTGTGCCCAGAAGCACGAAGGAGGAAGATGTCTGCGCCGCCCTGTGGCAAGGCTATTTCAAGCGTCTCGCCATCGAAGCGCGGCGCAATCCCGACCTCCAGCGGCAGCTTGTGCCGCTTCGCCACCGGAAGCACCTGACGGAGTTCGGGGATTCTTCTCCCGGCGCTGTCACCAATGAACCTTAA
- a CDS encoding sigma-54-dependent transcriptional regulator yields the protein MVQGGKVYICDDEEEMRRYLRKILHSHGFTVETFAGGGALLERLEREENGAPDILLQDIRMPELDGIEVLKRVRKLRPSLPVVIMTGYGTIDSAVEAIKLGAYDYITKPFPKEKILGVMVKALEREFLLSENRGLKEELCRQSSPGEIVFASEKFRDAFELTLQVAGSDANIVIRGESGTGKELIARAIHHNSPRRSCRFLSVNCAALSDTLLESQLFGHVRGAFTGAVTSQKGLLEESSEGTLFLDEIGDISPSLQAKLLRVIQEREFLAVGSTRPKSVDVRFVAATNKDLEREVKAGRFREDLYYRLHVISINLPPLRERKEDIVPLAEHFLAKYARRTRKRVSGITGDALRLLAGYDWPGNVRELENVIERAVILARGERLTAELFPVRNSADAPAPHSETEATSLESAERAHIMKILGKSGFHRTRAAEVLGITRKTLSRKIAEYAIELPCDTSDDD from the coding sequence GTGGTGCAGGGAGGAAAGGTATACATCTGCGACGACGAAGAGGAGATGCGCCGCTACCTGAGGAAGATACTCCATTCCCACGGCTTCACCGTCGAGACCTTTGCTGGCGGGGGAGCACTCCTGGAGCGGCTGGAGCGTGAAGAAAACGGCGCCCCGGACATCCTCCTCCAGGACATCCGCATGCCGGAGCTGGACGGCATCGAGGTCCTGAAACGGGTGCGGAAACTGCGGCCATCGCTGCCGGTGGTGATCATGACAGGCTACGGCACCATCGATTCGGCGGTGGAAGCGATCAAGCTCGGGGCGTACGACTACATCACCAAGCCCTTTCCCAAGGAAAAGATTCTCGGGGTGATGGTGAAGGCCCTGGAGCGGGAATTTCTGTTGAGCGAGAACAGGGGGCTCAAAGAGGAGCTTTGCAGGCAGTCATCACCGGGAGAGATAGTCTTTGCCAGCGAAAAGTTTCGCGATGCCTTCGAGCTGACCCTCCAGGTGGCGGGAAGCGACGCGAACATCGTCATTCGCGGGGAATCGGGAACCGGCAAGGAACTCATCGCCCGGGCCATACACCACAACAGCCCGCGCAGGTCATGCCGCTTCCTTTCCGTCAACTGTGCCGCCCTCTCCGACACCCTGCTGGAAAGCCAGCTGTTCGGCCACGTGCGCGGCGCCTTCACCGGCGCCGTTACCAGCCAGAAAGGGCTCCTGGAAGAGTCCAGCGAAGGGACCCTTTTTCTGGATGAGATCGGCGACATAAGTCCGTCTCTCCAGGCCAAGCTGCTGCGGGTCATACAGGAGAGGGAATTTCTGGCTGTAGGCTCGACAAGGCCGAAATCGGTCGATGTCCGCTTCGTGGCCGCCACCAACAAGGACCTGGAAAGGGAAGTGAAGGCCGGACGTTTCCGCGAGGACCTCTACTACCGTCTGCACGTCATCAGCATCAACCTCCCCCCCTTGAGGGAAAGGAAGGAAGACATAGTACCGCTCGCGGAGCATTTCCTGGCCAAGTATGCACGGCGCACGCGAAAACGGGTAAGCGGCATAACCGGCGATGCCCTCCGCCTCCTTGCCGGATACGACTGGCCCGGGAACGTCAGGGAGCTGGAAAACGTCATCGAGCGGGCCGTCATCCTGGCAAGGGGGGAACGGCTCACGGCGGAGCTCTTCCCCGTGAGAAACTCCGCAGACGCCCCGGCGCCCCATTCCGAAACCGAAGCCACCTCGCTGGAGAGCGCCGAACGGGCCCACATCATGAAAATACTGGGGAAGAGCGGGTTCCACAGAACCCGCGCGGCCGAAGTCCTCGGCATCACCCGCAAGACCCTGAGCCGCAAGATTGCCGAATACGCCATTGAACTCCCCTGCGACACGTCCGACGACGACTGA
- a CDS encoding type II toxin-antitoxin system PemK/MazF family toxin, with translation MGMVIKRFDVYLVNLDPTVGSEIRKARPRIVISPDEMNRYIATVIVAPMTTKGRDYPTRVQCTFKGKGGQVVLDQIRTIDKSRLIQKLGRIDQQTQEEVLSILAEMFAP, from the coding sequence ATGGGAATGGTAATCAAACGATTCGATGTTTATCTGGTCAACTTGGACCCGACTGTCGGCAGTGAGATCCGCAAAGCCCGGCCGCGTATCGTCATTTCGCCCGATGAGATGAACCGGTATATTGCTACCGTTATCGTAGCGCCAATGACGACCAAAGGCAGGGATTATCCTACAAGAGTGCAGTGCACTTTCAAGGGCAAGGGTGGGCAAGTGGTCCTTGACCAAATCAGAACGATAGACAAATCGCGGCTTATTCAAAAGCTCGGGAGAATCGATCAACAGACGCAAGAAGAGGTTTTGTCGATTCTTGCTGAAATGTTTGCGCCGTGA
- a CDS encoding twin-arginine translocase TatA/TatE family subunit has protein sequence MFGFGMPEMIIILVLALVVVGPAKLPQLGQALGSGIRNFKKASSGDDVAKLDKEPQ, from the coding sequence ATGTTTGGATTCGGCATGCCGGAAATGATCATAATATTGGTGCTGGCGCTGGTCGTGGTCGGCCCGGCAAAACTGCCGCAGCTTGGCCAGGCGCTGGGAAGCGGTATCAGAAATTTTAAGAAAGCCAGCAGCGGCGACGATGTGGCAAAGCTGGACAAGGAGCCGCAGTAG